acatcagcaaaccgctcgctcaCAACTGCACTGTGAGCGAGCCAGGTCAAGACCCTTAAtccaggtcaagaccctggtgaggacaacgagcacacagatgagcttcccctAAGACGGTTCCTgagagtttgtgcagaaattcttcagttgtgccaacccacagtttcatcagctgtctgtctgggtggctggtctcagacaatcccgtaggtgaagaagccggatgtggaggttctgggcgGGCGTGGTTACATGTAGTCTGCAGTTGTGATACccgttggatgtactgccaaattctctaaaatgacattggaggtggcttatggtagagaaataaacattacattctctggcaacaactatggtggacattcctgcagtcatcatgccaattgcacgctccctcaaaacatgtggcattgtgttgtgtgacaaaactgcacatttgagtggctttttattgtccccagcacatagtgcacctgtgtaatgatcatgctgtttatacAACtaattgatatgccacacctgtcaggtagatcaTTTTgttaaaggagaaatgctcactaacagggatgtaaacaaatttgtgcacaaaatgagaaaaaaaagcttttggtgcgtatggaaaatgtatgggatctttatttaagctcatgaaacataggaccaacaccttccatttgtgtttatatttttgttcagtgtagttgatgatccctgatctTAGTACTGCAATGCATTTGGGAAACCCAGGCCAGGAGGGTTGCTGTGGCGGAAGCTGTGTGCGTGGGGCCCTGGTTTGCATTACATGGTTACACGCTCATGTTTTTGGGAAGGAACTGCTCTGGGCCTCTGCCCCAGTCATGTGAGCATGAGTAACAGGCAGCAACACTGGAAGGTTTCTAACTGAGCCCCACTTCCTCttaaccctctcctctctgacctgAATCACAGGCTGGTGGATCGCAACCAAAGAGAAAAGGCCTACTAGTGTACAATAGTGTTTACTTCAACCATGGGGTTTAATAGGctccgtcccaaatggaacccaattCCCTATGACGTGAACTACTTTTgttcagggcccatagggctctggtcaaaggtagtgcactctatagggggTAGGATACCATTTGGGAGGCAAACATTATATTAGTGTAAGTGGGCCTTAAAGTTAAACAAATTAAATTAATCCTGACCTATTTTTAAAGTTCATAATCATGTGTCAAGGCCAAGCAGGATGAACCTTGATTATGTACCAGCCTTTATACAGTGCCTAAAGATGCATATAATCTTTAATTCAGataaatttccccatggggataGACATTTGGTTGCAGCTCTGTGCATACATAACACAATCAAAGATAGACTAAGGACATATACGGACAATAAATACAGGTAGAAAAAGTGCAATTCATGAGTGATCAATGTATAATCTGTACACAACAGAACACTATATAAATTACAATGTTAGCCATAGTCCAACCCGCTGTTCCTACTTGTGGATTTAAACATTCAGAAGCCTTACTGCCGCTGGGACAGAGGATCATTTGTCCCTATTTATTTTGCGTCCAGTTGGATGCTTTGTAATAAGTTGTGCAGAATGCTAATGAATACCCATGGAGAACAAGTTCTTGACAGTTTTGTTATGGGTCTCATTTGAATTTCTTTGACTCCGTGTCCCATCTCTTCACTTCCTTCTCCAAGCGCATCAGAAGGCCTGAGGGGAGGAACCTCTAACCTTCTCCACCAGTGCGTTTTGATGAGGCAAGGAGAGGACATGAAGATCACAATTGAGATTGACTCTTGGTCCTCACAGAGCAGTCACAAGCCTGTCCTCTAGTGGTTACAAAAAGGAATAAATGACTTAATGTAACATGCTGCATGTTAATATGAAGAAAAACAAGAGACCGTCAAGCAATACATTATTACTTTAATATCAAACTGCATATTCTTTACAATTCTATgattacagtttttttttttaaatgagcagCAATAAGCCATTATATAATTTAACCCCCCCAATgaactagtgtgtgtgtttgtggttggtggcaccttaatttcgGAGGACGGGTTTGTTGGAATAGCTGGAGCAGAATCGGTGGAatagtatcaaacacatggtttctatgtgtttgatgccattccatttgctccctTACGGCCATTATGAAGagtcgttctcccctcagcagcctccattggTGTGTGTGCTCGCATGGGGGAGGGTGTCTGGTTGGTTACACACTACATGTTAGAACTGAAAAAATGAAGACCACCTCTTGCTTTCCATTAAGGCACTGTTGCCCATCAAAGTAAACATAAAGCCTAGCCACACACCGCAGAGCACCGAGGACAGCCCATATTAAAACTGACTAATTAACCATATTGTATAATCAAATCAGAAGCAGTAAGAGAATACCTGAAGCTGCTTGAGAGTTGCTACTACtgaatgaataaaataaaaaggctTACCTAAAGTCAAAATATGCTTTCCTAAAATAATGTTGCCGACGGTGAAAATGTTGGTCCCTAATTCTTAGACAACGTAAATAAAATATAGATTAGGGGTCAATATTAAGAAAGAGGATTGCTTGAAATGATTTCTTATTAACAAATACTTCACTGGGTAGTTACAGTTATGGCATTTATATATATAAACAGGGTCTTAACAGGTTTAACTGTAATGTTTAACCCACCCTTACATCAGAGATACATCTCTCCAGATACCTCCTTCAGATTGAGAACGTAAATCAGAGGCACATGTCTCTCCTAGCCGTGCCAGACAATCCTTAATGCAACTTACAGTAAGACCTTAACCATTGTCACGGTTAAGGTTCCACAAAAGGCACTGTGCAATTGTCAAAAGGCAACGAGTAGctaatatttatgtttatttaaccttatttaactaggcaagtcagttaagaacaaattcttattttcaatgacggcctaggaacagtgggttaactgccttgttcaggggcagaacgacagatatttaccttgtcagctcggggatttgatctagcaacctttcggttactgacccaacactctaaccactaggctacctgccgcccctgattATGATCTACAAAATAATACTTCAAGTTAAGATTAGTTTATTTTTAAGTCGTCCTATGCAAATTAAAGTGCTTTTTTGTCTTgttgaaaatacaaaaaaaagacaTGTCTAGCAATTCAACCATATTACAAACTGGACTATAATTGGCAGtgtagaaaaaagaaagaaaaaaatcaCATCAAAAAGCACTTTAAGATCAACATCTGAATTGTATTTTAAACAAAAGGTTCGGTTGTACAAATGGAAGGTTGTGGAGAAAGTCTGGCACATATTGAATTAAGATTGCATTGAGCGAAAAACATCGAAGCGGCTTGTATAAACAGTTGCATACATGGCACGGCAGGGATAGGGTCAGTTCCAATTCAATCCATCCAATTCCTTTGACGAATTTCAATTCACAATGTCATTGTCACTGTTTTCCATTGAGTTACAATTCTCCTGATGAATTGACAGAATTAGCATGGAGCAGACCATATCCCGTGGTAGACAGTATAAATAGGGAAACCTTGCTCTACTACACTGGGCTTGCTTGTTGCTTTCCTCTGGATCCTGGTGCCTGTATtaacaaagcgtctcagagtatgACTGCTGAACTAGGATCAGGTAATCAGATCCCGCCTGTTCATATAGTTATAATCTAAACTGTAAAACTGATCCTAGGACCTACTCTGAGATGCATTATGAATACGGGCCCCGCAGTCTGGACTCTCTTGAGTCTCTCCCACATACAGGCATCACTACGCTCTGATCAGTTCAACAGCTCCAGATAGGTGATGGGCACTTTACCCATCTGGGTACCCCGCTCGCCCATCAGCCAATCAGAGTCCATGCCTGGGACACTGCTCACCATGATGACCTGGAAGTAAACAAGACATAACACACCCCTTCTCAATCATGCAATAAACAAATCTCATCCGCAAGAACCTCAGATGTTGCAGTCGGAACAAacaagagggaaagagaaagaaaaagatgAAGAGATAAGGTGGGAAGGAAAGATGGAGGAAGAAAAAGCTAAAAGGCAAAGAGCGAGCAAGAAAAACCAGAGACGGAAAGGCATGCCCAAAACCAGAGACAATTAAAGCTTTGAGAAGTGCTCAACCCCAGTcccatgttacctcatcagcgaGCAGGGAGAGTTCACTGCTGCCAGCAGCATCGTAGTCATAGAGTACGCGGGCTTTACGGCTGCCGCTGGAGACCCGGAGCTCACTGAAGCCTGACAAGCCCAGGCCGGGAGAGGGGCTGAGCATGGAGGCAGACAAGGGGATGGTGGGTACTGAGATACTGGCCCCACCGGAACTACTAGACGACTGGTTGTTGTTGGAGGAGAACGTAGACGGGAAGCTGGGGAGAGAAGAGGACCAccactggtaaaaaaaaaagaaggctAACCACATTTAAGAGCAGATCCTCACACTTTACAAATAGATGTCATGCTGTGCCAACAAAACTGTAGTAGAATAAACCACACACACTTAGATGGAAGTGATTTGTCAGAGTAGGTAAACATACCTCCCCAGTTGCTTCTGGAGGTCAACCATGTACTGGTAAGACTGGGCATAGTATGTAGTCTGGGCCTCCACAAAGTCAGTCAGACAGCGGAGGTGGTGTGCCTATTGGAAAGAGAGTACAGGGattggggggggggcagagataaggggagaaagagaggcatgTCTACCAACAGGAAAACTCCTCTACAAACAGGTATTCATGAATTAAACCAAAGATGCACGCTGGTACAGTAATTGACCCTTTGGGTTACAGAGTCTAGGTCATGCTGGCATCATGGAGGGTTGTGGGCAGGGACAGGCAGGGCACCCTATTCCGctaggatctggtcaaaagtagtgcactataaaaaaaGGCAATAGGGGGCCATTTCAGACAAACGCTGATCGAGGTCATGCGAGTcgtggggtcagaggtcagggtacGTACATGGGTGCTGCTGACCCCCTCCAGGAGCAGCCTGGTGATCTCAGCCTGTCTATCAAACTCACTCTGGGTCATCCTTAGGTCCTGCTCCGCCTggtggggacacacacacacacacaacatacagtcATCACAGACGCACAGAAACACAACACACTTTTCAGGGATGAAAATATGGTAAACCAgcttaatatacagttgaagtcggaagttaacatacactttagccaaatacatttaaactcagtttttcacaattcctgacattcaatccaagtaaaaatccctgtcttaggtcagttaggatcaccactttattttaagaatgtgaaatgtcagaataatagcagagaatgatttatttcagcttttatttctttcatcacattcctagtgggtcagaagtttacatacagtcgtggccaaaagttttgagaatgacacaaatattaattttcaaagtctgctgcctcagtttgtctGATGGCAATTTGTATacactccagaatgttatgaagagcgatcagatgaattgcaattaattgcaaagtctctctttgccatgcaaatgaactgaatcccaaaaaaacatttccacctcatttcagccctgccacaaaaggaccagctgacatgtcagtgattctctcattaacacaggtgtgagtgttgacgaggacaaggctggagatcactctgtcatgctgattgagttcgaataacagactggaagcttcaaacgGAGGGTGGTggttggaatcattgttcttcctctgtcagccatggttacctgcaaggaaacacgtgccgccATCATTGCTTCGCACAAAAAGGGcatcacaggcaaggatattgctgccagtaagattgcacctaaatcaaccatttatcggatcatcaagaacttcaaggagagcggttcaattgttgtgaaggcggcttcagggcgcccaagaaagtccagcaagcgccaggaccatctcctaaagttgattcagctgcgggatcggggcaccaccagtacagagcttgctcaggaatggcagcaggcaggtgtgagtgcatctgcacgcacagtgaggcgagaactttggaggatggcctggtgtcaagaagggcagcaaagaagccacttgtCTCCAGGTAAAACAGcggggacagactgatattctgcaaaaggtatagggattggactgctgaggactggggtaaagtcattttctctgatgaatccccttccCGATTGTTTGGggtatccggaaaaaagcttggccggagaagacaagatgagccctaccatcagtcctgtgtcatgccaacagtaaagcatcctgagaccattcatatgtggggttgcttctcagccaagggagtgggctcactcacaattttgcctaagagcacagccatgaataaagaatggtaccaacacatcctccgaaaGCAACTTcttccaaccatccaggaacagtttggtgacgaaacaatgccttttccagcatgatggagtgccttgccataaggcaaaagtggcttggggaacaaaacatcaatattttgggtccatggccaggaaactccccagaccttaatcccattgagaacttgtggtcaatcatcaagaagcgggtggacaaacaaaaacccacaaattctgacaaactccaagcattgattatgcaagaatgagctgccatcagtcaggatgtcgcccagaagttaattgacagcatgccagggcggattgcagaggtcttgaaaaagaagggtcaacactgcaaatattgactctttgcatcaacatcatgtaattgtcaataaaaggctttgacacttatgaaatgcttgtaattatacttcagtattccatagtaacatctgacaaactttgaaaaatgtatatttgtgtcattctcaaaacttttggccacgactgtacactaaattagtatttggtagcattgcctttaaattgtttaacgtcggtcaaacgttttgggtaaccttccacaagcttcccacaatatgttgggtgaattgtgacccattcctcctgatagagctggtgtaactgagtcaggtttttagtcctccttgctcacacaagctttttcagttctgcccacaaatgttctataggattgaggtcagggctttgtgatggccactccaataccttgactttgttgtccttaagccattttgccacaactttggaagtatgcttggggtcattgtccattttgaagacccatttgcgaccaagctttaacttcccgactgatgtcttgagatgttgcttcaatatatccacataattttccctcttcatgatgccatctattttgtgaagtgcaccagtccctcctgcaacaaaagcaccccacaacatgatgctgccatcaccgtgcttcacggttgggatggtgttctttggcttgcaagcctccccctttttcctcgtcattatggccaaacagttctattaatttttcatcagaccagaggacatttctccaaaaagtacaatatttgtccccatgttgTCCCCTTGTTGcacaccgtagtctggctttttatggcggttttggagcagtggcttcttccttgctgagcggactttcaggttgtgtcgatataggactcgttttactgtggatatagatacttttgtacctgtttcctccagcatcttcacaaggtcctttgctgttgttctgggattgatttgcacttttcgcaccaaagtatgttcatatctaggagacagaacgcgtctccttcctgagcggaatgacggctgcgtggtcccatgatgtttatacttgcgtactattgtttgtacagatgaacgtggtaccttcaggcgtttggaaattgctcccaaggatgaaccagacttgtggaggtctacaatgttttttctgaggtctttgctgacttattttgattttcccaggatgtcaagcagaggcactgagtttgaaggtaggccttgaaatacatccacaggtacacttccaattgactcaaataatgtcaattagcctatcagaagcttctaaagccatgacattatctgtctttttccaagctgtttaaaggtacagtcaacttagtgtaaacttctgacccactggaattgtaatacagtgaaataatctgtctgtaaacaattgtttgaaaaatgacttgtgtcatgcacaaagtagatatcctaaccgacttgccaaaactatagtttgttaacaagacaattgtggagtggttgaaaaacgagttttaatgactccaacctaagtgtatgtaaatttctgacttcaactgtaggtatgtTTTGGAGCAATTTATTGTGCATAATGAACCCGTTTTTGAAGCCAGCAAAAGGAAGTTCAGGGCATTTGTTTCAACGCCAAGTGGAATCAGGACAACCTTTGTTTTTCATTAGGCTGTGTGGTACTGCTGTGGTTCAGGAACAGAAGTTAACAGGCAGAGTACAGAGGACAATGGCATATTCTTCTGACTCATTTGACTCTAGTAGTTGCAAGCAGAGGAAAAAGACCCATAAACATTGACTGATGGCCACTGTGACATTGACAATGGTGTTGGACCCCTCTGTTCCTTCCAGTTTTACACTATTATtccagagagagagcgcgagatggcagagagaggagaccgagAGTAGAGAGATACGGAAAGAGAAGAtgggagatagagagacagagcgagagagagcgagagagaaagaaagaggagaccgagagtagagagatatgggagagagagagcgcgagagaaagagagcgagagaaagaccagagtagagagagatacggaaaaagagaatgggagagagagagcgcgagagaaagagagcgagagaaagaccagagtagagagagatacggaaagagagaatgggagataagagacagacagagagagcacaaGAGACACACAAACAGCTGCTAACCATGACGCCAGCAGGTGTTCCGGTCCTCAGTTCCAACATGGCTGCTGAACATTCCACTCACCTCGGTCACTTCCTATGGCCACATCTGTTTGTTAGCACGGTGTGAAACAGTGACAGTCATTCTATTAGAGCTACAGCTGCTGCGACACCAcagccaacacaacacagcctACTATcctgatactgtgtgtgtgtgtgtgtgtgtgtgtttacagtacaACAGTCTGACTACAACACACGATAGTGCATGTCAGTTTACTAGTATTCACAGATCCACAGACTGATACACAAGCTGCACTACAACCACGACACAGTTTCTCAACAAACGGCAAGCGGCCTTCTCTTGCTGTTGTCGACATCCTTTAGGGAAACGGCAGACGGCTGTACCAACAAATTGACTGGGGcctcctacagtacagtacaaagaTACACAGCTAAGCCAAATATTGTTTCTCTGGTTACCTTAAAAGAggcaatctgggattggtacaacattggttacatttctccagccccatccctcattATTTGACCAAAACATTGGCGGGCTGACTGACCACTTTGCTGTTTGAATCCCAGAACGCCCCGCGGATCACCAGGATATGTTTTTTTAACCATCACTGCTACTTGTTTCACAACGTCCCCCTTCATGGTTTGGTAATTTGCTGTGCCTGTTGTAACAGTCAACAGCTCAATCCTCTGAAGGACAATCCTCCGATCATATCAGTCAGACTGGTAACAGCAAGGCTTGCAGGGGAACCCAGGCCCCTGCTAAGGTCTAGTGCTAGCTAGATAATGATGGGTGAACCACAAGAGATGGCAAACCTACACAGTCACCATCTGATGAGGGAACACCACTTTACATCGGTCTTTTGCCTTAGTGGAACACGCCTGTTTCAGGCTGTTATGTAGTACAGAATGTGACATCCAGTTCTCTTGTATAATAGGTTAAGTGCTGTAAGTAAATTACTAGAGCAtggttccaaagtattcccatgcataatggAGATATGTGATCATATAGAAAATGTAAGCAacgtttgaaattattatgttttagtctaATATATTTGTTCGGGCTTCATGCGGttaatttgcagtctacaaattgtTTGTAATTATGTtgcggccccctgaccatccgctcaagaaaataAATGGGgctgcggctgaatctagttgatgatcccccAATTAGAGTATGCATGTACCTGGCCGGGTAGAggctagttagcattagcctaaACTATTCCACTATTGTTTCAATGACACAGGCCATGCATTCGTGCAGGAGACTGAACATGTTGCTAGAAAGAGAAGACGTACACAGAGGAAAGGACGGAGTAGAATGGGAGTAAGGAGGAGGAGTGCTACAGGAAAACAGgatggtggaagagagagagagaggagctccaGAGAAATTGAAATGAGGAACTGGCCCTTCTCATAACGAGCCGTGTGTTGGTCAGGGAGGGGGAACGGTTCAGCCAATGTTGTGTAACCAAGGCCACAGCGTTCTAGGTCAGTCTAGTGACTTGTGTCTGGAGACTTAACAGACTACGCCCAGATAACTTTCACCCGTCCGACAACGTCTCCCTCTACAAGGTTTTTTGTCGTTCGTCTTAGTAATTTAGTTATCTACAAATGAACACTGTCCTATATTACCACCCATTTCAgacgcgcgcgtgtgtgtgtgtgtgtgcccgcgtGTTTTGAAACTAAACAGTCCACTCACCACTGCTCTAGCGTCAGGAACTCTGGCCTTCTTTAGCCTGGTTTTTGCTGCGTCCAGATCCAAACGCTTCACCTGCAAAAGCTTCCGTTCTTTCTGCACACAACACAACAACGATAGATTACTATCAAATCAGCTGCATTATCATATTTGGAATCAAAACGGTTGATGTTAATAGGACTGTCTGCCGCTCGTCATTACATAGAGTAATGACAATGAAACTAGACCAGAGAGTACTGTACGAGGGCCTGCAGAGAAACAGCAACATAACATCATGCCACAAATATGACTGGACTGACTATTACATCTATTAGGCCAATTAGCTTTCACGTGGTGGGCACTGGCAGAGAAAAGGGACCTTGACTCTTTTAGATTCAATTACTTCCAACCACCCAGTTTCAATCCAAAAGGTCATGAACCTCAGGGGAATGAATGgggactggtcaaaagtagtgctgtactacataaggaatagggtgacattCGGGACGCTGAACGGATCATCCCGTTGATACTCACCAGGATGGTTTTGAAGTCTCCTTCTAGAAAGTTCCTGAATGGCGTGAGGAAGTTGATGGCTGAGCTCTGGATGAACTCTCTCTCCGCTCCTCCAATCTGCTTCTCCGTCTCGCCACATTTAATAAGTGCGTTTCCTGTAGGGACAGGAAGTAGACAAGGTTTAACCAGGAAGTAGAAATGAAAGGTTTAACTACAGAGACATCCAGGAGGACACAGACGCTGGAGATTTCAGCTTTGCTTTTTTTTAATGATAATAACACATAGCAATTCCTTGGCACCTGGCCAATGTGAATGTTGTGCTCAGCTGAATGAGACAACTCTATATGGATTTTAAATATGTCCAATAAAATCGATTCAGTCACaggctatatatatacacaatatccATAAAAGCTcattcctttttttattttagcAACTACATTGTTGATAAGGCATAGCCTATACAGGGTTCTACACAATTTATTTTCTTCAGTTGGTGGCACCAGTACATGATAAGGTCACACcgatgttttaataaaataatttATAATGGCCTGGCCTGTGTCCAATAAAGTTCCTGCATTTCATACAGAACCAGGCTAATAACGATAAGCCATCTTTTAAATTAGCATGCCCATGTGTTTTTACATTGATTTGGATCGATTTACTGTAACAGAAAAGAGACTGTTAAAATGAATTGCAAAATGTTTGAAAAAACGACAccgaaaaataataataaaaaaatgtcaTGTGGAGTACTGATTTCCCCTAGTTTCATCAGGTTTTCACTCAAACACTTAATAGAAAAACACAATTTGGATGTTCCAAGTctacaacaatgcttaaaccacgtCAGGGGACCATGTGTGTGCACCAGCCAGGTTGTGTTTGGCAAGTGGTGTTTCTGTAGCGCACCTGTAATGGAGTTGACGCACTGAGCAAGGTGCCTATTAGGTTATATGTTTGCAGCGCACGTGTGATAAAAAAGCAGGTGAAAAAGGTAACTCAAatttcaacctagctaatttctgATTCATATAAAATTGTTTGACTatagaggtagcaaaactgtacttcaaatctatgctactcccccacttaacatactagTCTTCCTTGCgtccgacacataacgaaaaatacattacagacaaaaacactttacaatttacatacatttaaaacattatCATAGacaatgccaaaagtgtgcaaagctgtcatcaatgcaaagggtggctactttgaagaatctcaaatatattttgatttgtttaacacttttttggttactacatgattccatgtgttatttcatagtcttgatgtcttcactattattctacaatgtagaaaatagtaaaaataaagaaaaaccctggaatgaataggtgtgtccaa
This Salvelinus namaycush isolate Seneca chromosome 33, SaNama_1.0, whole genome shotgun sequence DNA region includes the following protein-coding sequences:
- the sh3glb1a gene encoding endophilin-B1a yields the protein MDFNVKRLAADAGTLFSRAVQFTEEKLGQAEKTELDAHLENLLCRAECTKQNTERIMKQTEVLLQPNPNVRIEEFLYEKLEKKVPTRMNNHEVLGQSMIESGSEFGPGTAYGNALIKCGETEKQIGGAEREFIQSSAINFLTPFRNFLEGDFKTILKERKLLQVKRLDLDAAKTRLKKARVPDARAVAEQDLRMTQSEFDRQAEITRLLLEGVSSTHAHHLRCLTDFVEAQTTYYAQSYQYMVDLQKQLGSFPSTFSSNNNQSSSSSGGASISVPTIPLSASMLSPSPGLGLSGFSELRVSSGSRKARVLYDYDAAGSSELSLLADEVIMVSSVPGMDSDWLMGERGTQMGKVPITYLELLN